One Prinia subflava isolate CZ2003 ecotype Zambia chromosome 9, Cam_Psub_1.2, whole genome shotgun sequence DNA segment encodes these proteins:
- the LOC134555068 gene encoding collagen, type I, alpha 1a-like has product MPVLQPPGGSSSSVVGKGGTTCCHRPERRISGLKLKESSALAAFEGFKSGRADPGEPCGVKRAEPGRAGPAGGSRGSELSARPGAPRPARGRPCPPGEERDRFRRSSGSGDFCARSLWGVPFCVSPTGGEPRAGPRCCSSAPVPGPKGPRAGSWFLVPECSHCPGAPVRFRAPGRVRAMAGSPAGLGSRKTPSAACLKGAGPACPCGASARPAPPSGSRAELRERGERHRVRFDRVELSRRAESKALHPVIAELCRLDPSPNPTAFSRLERSRTEQAPPNLAEFARFGPYSRGRTKALLQVYSRHLSSLFDRRKREKKKKKKKRGRKNGSSSGAVPGRSRGGVRRHCRLLGGRFQGAVGLAAGPSAGGRPGRDGAVPGAGALAVAAAAGRRPGPAAAGAAGGRGPHAHGVHVRRLQAPRGRHPHLGFSVEDSGPILLRSEYQRCHPRAAAVAAAVPPSLPPAAAAAASVAVDPGRKGSELPGECGCMVETLLCSGCSRTLGSRYMHASRHLDCKRDLFCVRTDSVESCRPGTLEKQARIHEELLPLESPAVLQEVPHRVGRVGSEQSEEVDCGS; this is encoded by the exons TTTCAGGGCTTAAATTGAAGGAAAGCTCAGCTTTGGCAGcatttgaagggtttaaatcgGGCCGTGCTGACCCAGGCGAGCCGTGCGGAGTCAAgcgagccgagccgggccgtgccgggccggcGGGCGGGAGCCGCGGTTCGGAGCTCtctgcccggcccggcgctccccgcccagcgcggggccgcccctgcccgccGGGGGAGGAGCGCGATCGTTTCAGGAGGAGCAGCGGTTCTG GGgatttctgtgcacgttctctttgGGGGGTCCCTTTCTGCGTGTCCCCGAcgggcggggagccccgggccgggccgcggtgctgcagctctgcccccgTGCCCGGCCCCAAGGGGCCCCGGGCTGGAAGCTGGTTCTTAGTGCCCGAGTGCAGTCACTGCCCGGGAGCTCCTGTTCGATTCCGCGCTCCCGGCCGTGTCCGTGCGATGGCCGGGTCGCCCGCGGGACTcggcagcaggaaaacaccgAGCGCTGCGTGTTTAAAGGGAGCCGGCCCCGCTTGCCCGTGCGGCgcctcggcccggcccgcgccgccctcAGGGAGCCGAGCGGAGCTgcgggagcgcggggagcggcaCCGAGTGCGGTTCGACCGTGTCGAGCTGTCCCGAAGAGCGGAATCTAAGGCACTGCATCCAGTAATAGCCGAGCTGTGCCGGTTAGATCCGAGT CCGAACCCAACCGCGTTTAGCCGACTGGAACGGAGTCGAACCGAACAAGCCCCGCCGAACCTCGCCGAGTTCGCccggtttggaccctatagccgcggccgaaccaaggctctgctgcaggtgtattcgagacatctttcctctttgtttgacagaaggaagagggaaaaaaaaaaaaaaaaaaaaaaaagaggaagaaaaaacgggagcagttccggggcggtcccggggcggtcccggggcggtgtgcgccgtcactgccgccttctcggcgggcgattccaaggcgctgtcgggctcgCTGCCGGCCcgtcggcgggcgggcggccgggacgcgatggcgctgtgcccggagctggagcgctcgctgtcgctgctgcagccgggcgccggccgggcccggcagcagcaggagcggcgggcggacgcggcccccacgcccatggtgttcatgtgcgccggctgcaggcgccccgtgggcgacacccgcacctggggttcagtgtcgaggacagcggtcccatcctgctgcgcagtgagtaccagcgctgccacccccgcgccgccgcggtcgctgccgccgtgcctccttccctgcctcccgccgcagctgcggccgccagcgtcgccgtggacccggggcggaagggctccgagctccccggagagtgcggatg catggtagaaaccctactctgctctggctgctccaggacccttggcagcagatacatgcacgcctcaaggcatctcgactgcaagagggatttgttctgtgtccgtactgactctgttgaaag ctgtaggccaggaaccctggaaaagcaagctcgcattcaTGAGGAGCTGCTTCCTCTTGAAagtccagctgtcttgcaagaggtgccgcacagg gtaggaagagttgggagcgaacagtctgaggaagtggactgtggaagctga